A region of Paenibacillus thiaminolyticus DNA encodes the following proteins:
- the hemQ gene encoding hydrogen peroxide-dependent heme synthase, which translates to MNEAALTLEGWYALHDFRLIDWTKWNKADDEERAHALDELQSLWSDWTKAEEEKQGSTAVYSIVGQKADLVQFHLRETLEELNAMEHAFNKTSFAQYTIPTYSYVSIVELSNYMAKQGATGDPMDNPEVAARLKPALPKSKHICFYPMNKKRDLSDNWYMLSMDDRRAMMRSHGMIGRSYAGKVKQIITGSVGLDDWEWGVTLFSDDALQFKKLVYEMRFDEVSARFGEFGSFYVGNLLTPEKLNDIMKV; encoded by the coding sequence ATGAATGAAGCCGCATTAACATTGGAAGGCTGGTATGCGCTCCATGATTTTCGCTTAATCGACTGGACGAAGTGGAACAAGGCGGATGACGAGGAGCGGGCGCATGCGCTGGACGAGCTGCAATCGCTCTGGTCCGATTGGACCAAGGCGGAAGAAGAGAAGCAGGGAAGCACCGCCGTATACAGCATCGTCGGGCAGAAAGCCGATCTCGTTCAATTCCATCTGCGCGAGACCTTGGAAGAATTGAACGCGATGGAGCATGCCTTCAACAAAACCTCCTTCGCACAATATACGATTCCAACTTACTCGTACGTGAGCATTGTCGAGCTGAGCAATTATATGGCGAAGCAGGGGGCGACCGGCGATCCGATGGACAATCCGGAAGTGGCGGCCCGCCTGAAGCCGGCGCTGCCGAAGAGCAAGCATATCTGCTTCTATCCGATGAACAAGAAGCGCGATCTCTCCGACAACTGGTACATGCTGTCCATGGATGATCGCCGCGCCATGATGCGCAGCCACGGCATGATCGGCCGCAGCTATGCCGGGAAGGTGAAGCAGATCATTACCGGCTCCGTCGGCCTGGACGATTGGGAATGGGGCGTGACGCTGTTCAGCGACGACGCGCTGCAATTCAAGAAGCTCGTCTATGAGATGCGCTTCGATGAAGTGAGCGCCCGCTTCGGCGAGTTCGGCTCCTTCTACGTCGGGAACCTGCTCACGCCGGAGAAGCTGAACGATATCATGAAGGTATAG
- a CDS encoding YuiB family protein: MGWIMVIILMMLFFVMMFGIGFILNMLMKTTWFPIGFYIVIVLPATIWMLWKSDLSFIGNIGSYGLVDYLTALAGLAGAFISGKTIDLLRKSGYKMF; this comes from the coding sequence ATGGGATGGATTATGGTCATCATTTTGATGATGCTGTTCTTCGTCATGATGTTCGGGATCGGGTTTATTTTGAACATGCTGATGAAGACGACCTGGTTCCCAATCGGATTTTATATCGTTATTGTGCTGCCGGCGACCATTTGGATGCTGTGGAAGAGCGATCTGTCCTTCATCGGCAATATCGGAAGCTACGGTCTTGTCGATTACTTGACAGCATTGGCGGGATTGGCCGGGGCCTTCATCAGCGGCAAGACGATTGATTTGCTTCGCAAGAGCGGCTACAAAATGTTTTGA